Proteins co-encoded in one Tautonia rosea genomic window:
- a CDS encoding DnaJ C-terminal domain-containing protein, with product MPERDFYEVLGLDRGASAEDLKRAYRSLARKHHPDLNPDDKPAAEKRFKELQEAYDVLSDPEKRKLYDLYGKAAFEGAAAAGPRTGGAEWSARQGPGFENIDFSQFFGSAPGGRTSPGGAEDYDVGGGIFEEILGRVRGGRRAGRGGQRGGRDVESSLRIPFLTAVTGGEQPIVIARPDGTTETLSVKIPPGIEDGAKIRLRGKGNPGIGGGPPGSLVITVQVDPHRSFRREGKDLLVDLPISVSEAILGARVDCLTLSGVKTMTIPPGSSSGQKLRLKGQGVPGRGDQPSGDLFAVLKVVVPKSIDEESRRLIEQFAARNPSDPRQGLW from the coding sequence GATCTCAAGCGAGCGTACCGCTCCCTGGCCCGCAAGCATCACCCGGACCTCAATCCTGACGATAAACCGGCCGCCGAGAAGCGCTTCAAAGAGCTTCAAGAGGCCTACGACGTCCTGAGCGATCCGGAGAAACGGAAGCTCTACGACCTCTACGGCAAGGCCGCGTTTGAAGGGGCTGCCGCGGCCGGACCCCGAACGGGTGGGGCCGAGTGGTCCGCTCGACAGGGACCGGGCTTTGAAAATATCGACTTCTCCCAGTTCTTCGGCTCCGCTCCGGGTGGCCGGACTTCGCCGGGGGGGGCGGAGGATTATGACGTCGGTGGTGGGATCTTCGAGGAAATTCTCGGTCGGGTCCGCGGCGGTCGCCGTGCGGGCCGAGGGGGACAACGTGGGGGCAGGGACGTTGAATCCTCCTTGCGGATCCCGTTCCTTACGGCCGTAACCGGTGGCGAACAGCCGATCGTGATTGCCCGGCCCGACGGGACGACAGAAACCTTGAGCGTGAAAATTCCACCTGGCATCGAAGACGGCGCCAAGATCCGGCTTCGCGGCAAAGGGAATCCTGGAATCGGGGGTGGACCGCCGGGTTCGCTGGTCATTACGGTCCAGGTCGATCCTCACCGCTCGTTCCGTCGAGAAGGGAAGGATCTGTTGGTGGACTTGCCCATCTCGGTCAGCGAGGCGATCCTCGGCGCTCGGGTCGATTGCCTGACCCTTTCGGGGGTCAAAACCATGACCATTCCCCCCGGAAGCTCCAGCGGCCAGAAACTCCGGCTGAAGGGTCAAGGGGTTCCTGGTCGGGGGGATCAGCCATCCGGAGATCTGTTCGCGGTGCTCAAGGTTGTCGTGCCCAAGTCCATCGACGAGGAAAGCCGACGCCTGATCGAGCAGTTCGCCGCTCGGAATCCGTCGGACCCGCGCCAGGGACTGTGGTGA
- a CDS encoding ribosome-recycling factor: MTRTVRHLAEQLVSIRSGTVDSGMVGSVRVSVGGNTLSIDRLASVSGRGDQLLIRPFDPSVVPAVVRALTEARISAYAMDKTTIRVTVPPISGEQKREVSRHVRNLGDQAKIAVRMIRQDARKQIAARGRGSERAVQEATDAAVVEIDRLVAAKVAEIGG, from the coding sequence ATGACCCGGACTGTCCGCCATTTGGCCGAGCAACTGGTGAGCATCCGGTCCGGCACGGTCGACTCGGGAATGGTGGGAAGTGTTCGCGTTTCGGTCGGGGGGAACACGTTGTCGATTGACCGGCTGGCGTCGGTGTCGGGTCGGGGAGATCAATTGCTCATTCGCCCGTTCGATCCTTCTGTCGTCCCCGCGGTAGTCAGGGCGCTGACCGAGGCCAGGATTTCGGCCTACGCGATGGACAAAACGACCATCCGCGTGACCGTCCCACCGATCAGCGGTGAGCAGAAGCGTGAGGTCAGCCGGCACGTACGGAACCTCGGAGATCAGGCCAAGATTGCCGTCCGGATGATCCGGCAGGACGCCCGCAAACAGATCGCCGCCCGAGGCCGCGGTTCCGAACGTGCCGTGCAGGAGGCTACCGACGCTGCCGTCGTCGAGATCGACCGCCTGGTCGCTGCGAAGGTCGCCGAGATTGGCGGCTAA
- the rnpA gene encoding ribonuclease P protein component: MTAATFRPHERISSPADFRRAFDRRRSASDEVLIVYGAENGLDYPRLGISVARKRVRKATDRNRVKRLIREAFRLNKEVLPPGIDLVIVPRGPALTFDQANRSLPHLASAVAGRLARDHARSRPSDRRPSPETSP; encoded by the coding sequence ATGACTGCGGCCACGTTTCGCCCTCACGAACGCATCTCCAGCCCGGCCGATTTCCGCCGAGCCTTTGATCGCCGTCGATCGGCTTCGGACGAGGTCCTCATCGTCTATGGTGCTGAGAATGGCCTCGATTACCCGAGGCTCGGCATCTCCGTCGCCCGGAAACGGGTCCGCAAGGCGACCGATCGCAACCGGGTCAAGCGATTGATCCGGGAAGCCTTCCGATTGAACAAGGAGGTACTCCCTCCTGGAATCGATCTGGTGATTGTTCCCCGAGGTCCTGCACTGACGTTCGATCAGGCAAACCGATCCTTGCCTCACCTGGCCTCGGCGGTCGCCGGTCGGCTCGCGAGGGACCACGCCCGATCCCGACCCAGTGATCGCCGCCCCTCCCCCGAGACGTCGCCATGA
- a CDS encoding chaperone modulator CbpM: MNPTILPRDHVAHHLAISTKHLMAYERRGLVRVSRSGEVEGYAPAEVRRLWTVVSLHRDAGINLAGIEAILQMQARLEQVCRQLHHLAEQLDEAIGDEQVDESTDQD, encoded by the coding sequence ATGAACCCGACGATTCTCCCTCGTGATCACGTTGCCCACCACCTGGCGATCTCGACCAAGCACCTGATGGCCTACGAGCGCAGAGGACTGGTCCGGGTCAGTCGCTCCGGAGAGGTCGAAGGCTACGCTCCGGCAGAAGTCCGACGCCTTTGGACCGTGGTCAGCCTGCACCGAGACGCGGGGATCAACCTTGCCGGCATTGAGGCAATCCTTCAGATGCAGGCTCGTCTGGAACAGGTGTGCCGCCAGCTTCACCACCTCGCCGAACAGCTCGACGAGGCGATCGGAGATGAGCAAGTCGACGAGAGCACGGACCAGGACTGA
- a CDS encoding thioredoxin family protein produces MNAPIDREPTRAEVDQMVGLVLLEFGASWCGHCQAVAPRRDALLDEHPEIQHIPIEDGPGRPLGRSFRVKLWPTFVFLRDGEVVRQVSRPDPDELREGFETLVNTAR; encoded by the coding sequence ATGAACGCACCCATCGACCGTGAACCGACCCGAGCCGAGGTGGACCAGATGGTGGGGCTGGTGCTCCTCGAATTCGGCGCCTCGTGGTGCGGCCATTGCCAGGCGGTTGCACCGAGGCGGGATGCTCTGCTCGACGAGCACCCCGAAATCCAACACATTCCCATCGAGGACGGCCCTGGCCGCCCGCTCGGCCGGTCGTTCCGGGTCAAGCTCTGGCCGACGTTTGTCTTTCTCCGCGATGGCGAGGTGGTCCGCCAGGTGTCCCGGCCCGATCCGGACGAACTCCGAGAGGGGTTCGAAACCCTCGTGAACACCGCCAGGTAA
- a CDS encoding lysophospholipid acyltransferase family protein: MRWESRCDWERDRMDDVGNSRDVKPETAPGPKMITADKTGWPTHAVHALIRWKLRHHFHGIHAQGLGPLREAIDEDPSGVLFLGNHSSWWDFFMAHWINVTVPVDGYGMTEHSNMLKYGFFKRIGAYSVDRNDPASVRESLDYTAELLRRPRAGVWLFPQGTIACNDVRPLEFQGGLRLLLRRAGRLRIVPVALRFEYWQDERPEAFARFGTPSWVDRSERSSVIDRWQARLTDELDALTADVLTQDSHRFEPILSGQGSINDRYARFRARFGGPPADYSTARTPQGGS, translated from the coding sequence ATGCGATGGGAGTCTCGATGCGACTGGGAGCGCGATCGGATGGATGATGTGGGGAACTCGCGAGACGTGAAGCCCGAAACGGCTCCCGGCCCGAAGATGATCACGGCCGACAAGACCGGATGGCCCACACATGCTGTTCACGCCCTGATTCGTTGGAAACTCCGCCACCACTTTCACGGCATCCATGCCCAGGGGCTCGGCCCATTGCGCGAGGCGATCGACGAGGACCCGTCAGGTGTGTTGTTTCTGGGCAATCATTCGAGCTGGTGGGACTTTTTCATGGCCCACTGGATCAATGTCACGGTCCCGGTCGATGGCTACGGGATGACTGAGCACTCGAACATGCTCAAGTATGGCTTCTTTAAACGGATTGGTGCGTACTCGGTCGATCGGAACGATCCGGCCTCCGTTCGGGAGTCGCTCGATTACACGGCCGAATTGCTCCGACGTCCGAGGGCGGGAGTCTGGCTCTTTCCTCAAGGGACGATCGCCTGCAACGACGTTCGCCCGCTAGAGTTTCAAGGGGGTTTACGGCTCTTGCTTCGTCGCGCGGGGCGCTTGCGAATCGTGCCGGTCGCCTTACGATTCGAATACTGGCAGGACGAACGGCCCGAGGCCTTCGCCCGGTTCGGCACCCCCAGCTGGGTCGATCGTTCCGAGCGATCGAGCGTGATCGATCGCTGGCAGGCGCGCCTGACTGATGAACTGGACGCCCTGACGGCTGATGTCCTCACCCAGGACTCGCATCGGTTCGAGCCGATTCTCTCGGGCCAGGGGTCGATCAACGACCGTTATGCCCGGTTTCGAGCTCGGTTCGGCGGCCCTCCGGCCGACTACTCGACCGCCCGGACGCCTCAAGGGGGATCATAG
- a CDS encoding STAS domain-containing protein, with translation MPIDYRIDHGVTIVGNLAGVIHDASLHDASRDLDALLDAGHRRFIFELSGVGPLGPSALGLLMTLTRQIRKRSGEVVFARVGRSTMEVLETMGMDAHWDLYRTVSEAIAALEPPEPERDADADDLPS, from the coding sequence ATGCCGATCGACTACCGGATCGACCACGGTGTGACCATCGTCGGAAACCTGGCAGGAGTGATCCACGATGCAAGTCTCCACGATGCCTCCCGAGATCTCGATGCCCTGCTCGACGCCGGGCACCGACGGTTTATCTTCGAGCTGAGCGGGGTCGGGCCGCTCGGCCCGTCCGCGCTGGGATTGCTCATGACCCTCACCCGTCAGATCCGCAAACGATCGGGCGAGGTCGTCTTCGCTCGGGTCGGCCGATCGACAATGGAGGTCCTCGAAACCATGGGGATGGATGCCCATTGGGACCTCTATCGAACCGTTTCCGAAGCGATCGCCGCCCTTGAACCTCCTGAACCGGAGCGAGACGCAGACGCAGACGATCTCCCTTCCTGA
- a CDS encoding GatB/YqeY domain-containing protein, which translates to MSIVTQMRTQLKDSMKARDAVRTNFLRYWIAQLTTGSGEEVADDQAIKKMRAMLKEARIGQTSFSSEEVTLLEEWVPATLDRSQIAQELAPVTDQIKAAPKDGQAMGIAMKSLAGKPVEADDVKAVIAELRG; encoded by the coding sequence ATGTCCATCGTCACCCAGATGCGAACGCAGTTGAAAGACTCGATGAAGGCTCGCGACGCTGTCCGTACCAACTTTCTCCGCTACTGGATTGCCCAGCTTACCACCGGAAGCGGTGAGGAAGTGGCCGACGATCAGGCGATCAAGAAAATGCGAGCCATGCTCAAGGAAGCCCGGATCGGCCAGACGAGCTTCAGCTCTGAAGAAGTTACGTTGCTTGAGGAGTGGGTGCCTGCAACCCTCGACCGTTCCCAGATCGCCCAGGAACTCGCTCCGGTAACTGATCAGATCAAGGCAGCCCCGAAGGACGGTCAGGCGATGGGGATCGCCATGAAATCCCTCGCCGGAAAACCTGTCGAGGCTGACGATGTGAAAGCCGTCATCGCCGAGCTGCGCGGGTGA
- the yidD gene encoding membrane protein insertion efficiency factor YidD, whose amino-acid sequence MSLKPWQWPGRIAVEGLCLLIRVYQLLLSPLIGNACRFEPSCSRYMVGALRKYGFFRGLWKGTGRLLRCHPWHPGGYDPP is encoded by the coding sequence ATGAGCCTGAAACCCTGGCAATGGCCCGGTCGAATCGCCGTGGAGGGACTTTGCTTGCTGATCCGGGTTTATCAATTGCTGCTTTCGCCCTTGATCGGTAATGCCTGTCGATTCGAGCCGAGTTGCAGCCGATACATGGTCGGAGCCTTGCGCAAATACGGATTTTTCCGAGGGCTCTGGAAAGGGACGGGACGGCTGCTCCGGTGTCATCCCTGGCATCCCGGGGGCTATGATCCCCCTTGA